In Saccharolobus solfataricus, a genomic segment contains:
- a CDS encoding twin-arginine translocation signal domain-containing protein, with translation MKDPKPRQIKVGISRRDFMKLAGITGLTAWMMEKGLTWKDLFNMASDSLADPINVIWTGNGWCGGNTIAFIDAMNPAVEDVITQVTINLQPITLRAPSIANLGNVNLVYHPILMPQDDMAYPTMEAALAGVFDPYVLVVEGTMFDEFGLYYQKPKDSFWCSAGRTPSGHVLLCDEFVFNLMKRAALVYATGACATYGGIPSTTNGLGQRSPTYTMGMLDDPYRGILGFPAYIHEVYQKGLGYFRGEQVIDEDIYAVTNSPYNTAYPGPSYHWLSTLKQPIVAIAADPPAGDWIMRTLVAGVLYARGLGPAPSESLDVFNRPKYFYGNETHQNCPRAGFFAQGIFAKNFGDPQCTYSLGCKGTEANSPAPLLGWVGGVGGCTRGGVCIACTAPGFPDLYEPFYAPPNAPTLPSTTLLAAAVGAGIVVGVGSYYLSRRRGKPIIPKAKEVS, from the coding sequence GTGAAAGATCCTAAACCTAGACAAATAAAGGTGGGAATAAGCAGACGAGATTTCATGAAACTAGCGGGTATTACAGGATTAACAGCTTGGATGATGGAGAAGGGATTAACTTGGAAAGATCTATTTAATATGGCTAGCGATTCTTTAGCAGATCCAATAAACGTGATATGGACAGGGAACGGATGGTGTGGAGGAAACACAATAGCGTTTATAGATGCAATGAACCCTGCTGTAGAAGATGTGATAACGCAAGTAACAATAAATCTACAACCAATAACATTAAGAGCTCCGTCAATAGCAAATCTAGGGAACGTAAATCTAGTTTATCACCCAATACTTATGCCACAAGATGATATGGCCTATCCTACTATGGAGGCTGCATTAGCTGGGGTTTTCGACCCCTATGTATTAGTTGTTGAGGGTACGATGTTTGATGAATTTGGACTATATTATCAAAAACCCAAGGACTCCTTCTGGTGTTCTGCCGGCAGAACACCTAGCGGTCATGTACTATTATGTGACGAGTTCGTATTTAATCTAATGAAGAGAGCAGCTCTAGTTTATGCTACCGGTGCTTGTGCAACATATGGGGGAATACCTTCCACTACAAATGGATTAGGACAGAGAAGTCCCACATATACTATGGGAATGCTAGATGATCCCTATAGGGGAATTTTAGGTTTCCCTGCATATATACATGAAGTATATCAGAAAGGTTTAGGTTACTTCAGAGGAGAGCAAGTAATTGATGAAGATATATATGCTGTTACCAATTCGCCATATAATACGGCATATCCCGGACCAAGTTATCATTGGTTAAGTACGTTAAAACAACCAATTGTTGCAATCGCAGCTGATCCACCTGCCGGGGATTGGATTATGAGAACATTAGTAGCTGGAGTACTATATGCCAGAGGATTAGGTCCCGCACCGTCAGAATCTCTAGATGTTTTCAATAGACCAAAATACTTTTACGGAAATGAAACCCATCAGAATTGTCCAAGAGCTGGATTCTTCGCACAAGGCATATTTGCTAAGAATTTCGGAGACCCTCAATGTACTTATAGCCTAGGATGTAAGGGTACTGAAGCTAATAGTCCCGCCCCACTTTTAGGTTGGGTCGGTGGTGTAGGAGGATGCACTAGAGGTGGAGTATGTATCGCTTGTACTGCCCCAGGGTTTCCAGATTTATATGAACCATTCTATGCACCACCAAATGCACCAACTCTACCTTCAACAACATTACTAGCTGCAGCTGTAGGTGCCGGAATAGTGGTGGGTGTAGGTTCTTATTATTTATCTAGGAGAAGAGGTAAACCCATAATTCCAAAAGCTAAGGAGGTGAGTTAA
- a CDS encoding (Fe-S)-binding protein, protein MVKEEFKCGGFRLSKGKVEINRKLASKTFDEFTPSDVMGIENCMRCGICSYSCPFWQETKKFYDVPAWRTYEINKIYSMFYTGYGIVARYLRLRRISGNEFKHWTESAYDCTACGACTYTSPMEVPNWYTAIIMRRILHYSGFNYESAEKLIINSKEKGNAFGIENWGEVASKVGFNIDKKDSEILYVPSPLEIQNTNVLANTVSVLSKLKLSVTVSSEISDPGYYAYLMGDFETARGILVRIYETAMKLNVKKIITTDGMGYFWLRWQGPKSIKETPPIEVEHLTKTVYDMYKQGKVKLEKADIVAPTSVHYSEFLSRLGGIEEPPREILRLTAPQFIEPKEKPSSDKLYTCTHHVELIGEKKDILKRVRNYVVSQLTKWGGKSVIVFDPNCMLSLENAVKDKQADFKVIYFTELLDRGIKI, encoded by the coding sequence ATGGTAAAAGAAGAGTTTAAATGTGGGGGATTTAGGTTGAGTAAGGGAAAGGTTGAAATAAATAGAAAATTAGCATCTAAGACTTTTGATGAGTTTACTCCATCAGATGTAATGGGAATAGAGAATTGTATGAGATGTGGGATTTGTAGTTATTCATGCCCATTTTGGCAGGAAACTAAGAAATTTTATGATGTGCCAGCCTGGAGAACGTATGAAATTAATAAAATATATTCAATGTTTTACACTGGTTATGGCATTGTTGCTAGATATTTAAGGCTTAGAAGAATAAGTGGAAATGAATTTAAACATTGGACTGAATCTGCATATGATTGTACTGCATGTGGAGCGTGTACATATACATCTCCAATGGAGGTACCAAATTGGTATACTGCTATAATAATGAGGAGGATTCTTCACTATTCTGGATTTAATTATGAAAGTGCAGAGAAGTTAATTATTAATTCTAAAGAAAAAGGAAACGCATTTGGAATAGAAAATTGGGGTGAAGTAGCAAGTAAGGTAGGCTTTAATATAGATAAAAAGGACAGTGAAATACTATATGTTCCTTCACCCTTGGAGATTCAAAACACTAACGTTTTGGCTAATACCGTAAGCGTTTTAAGTAAACTAAAACTCAGCGTAACTGTAAGCTCTGAAATTAGTGATCCAGGATATTACGCATATCTTATGGGTGACTTTGAGACTGCCAGAGGTATATTAGTTAGAATTTATGAAACTGCTATGAAACTAAATGTTAAAAAGATAATCACCACAGATGGTATGGGGTATTTCTGGCTAAGATGGCAAGGTCCAAAGAGCATTAAGGAGACTCCTCCAATAGAAGTTGAACATTTAACCAAAACTGTGTATGACATGTATAAGCAAGGTAAAGTAAAGTTAGAAAAGGCTGATATAGTAGCGCCTACTAGTGTCCACTACTCAGAATTCCTCAGTAGACTGGGTGGTATTGAGGAGCCACCTAGAGAGATATTAAGGCTAACAGCTCCGCAATTCATTGAGCCTAAGGAGAAGCCATCTTCAGATAAATTATACACGTGTACTCATCATGTAGAATTGATAGGTGAGAAAAAGGATATTCTGAAGAGAGTTAGAAATTACGTCGTTTCTCAGCTAACCAAATGGGGAGGGAAGAGCGTAATAGTATTTGATCCTAACTGTATGTTGTCACTAGAGAATGCAGTAAAGGATAAACAAGCCGATTTCAAAGTGATCTACTTTACTGAGCTACTGGATAGGGGGATAAAGATATGA
- a CDS encoding hydrogenase maturation protease, whose protein sequence is MKRIAIVGVGNRLMGDDGFGSYMAEALYGNVKGCDVIDLGAAGASAMEVLKDYDIIILIDAVAMDKDFDISRIDINIDSDEVTSTVLDFEYSGSHGVGIQSILTTLKIMGYAPEVYLVGCKPYVLDVKLGLSEELRRKLDQIVLSLTEFLKKNFGIEVTVDDTIKKLYGVVNNN, encoded by the coding sequence ATGAAAAGGATAGCAATAGTAGGAGTTGGAAATAGGCTAATGGGTGATGATGGATTTGGATCATATATGGCAGAAGCCCTATACGGAAATGTCAAGGGATGTGATGTTATAGATCTTGGAGCAGCTGGAGCATCAGCTATGGAAGTACTTAAAGATTATGATATAATCATTTTAATTGATGCGGTAGCGATGGATAAAGATTTCGATATAAGTAGAATTGACATTAACATAGATAGTGATGAGGTGACCTCTACAGTATTAGATTTTGAGTATTCAGGGTCACATGGTGTAGGGATACAAAGTATTTTAACAACTCTTAAGATCATGGGCTATGCTCCAGAAGTATACTTAGTGGGCTGTAAGCCTTATGTCTTAGATGTAAAGCTAGGACTATCAGAGGAGTTGAGAAGAAAACTAGATCAAATAGTTTTATCATTGACCGAATTTTTGAAAAAGAATTTTGGGATCGAAGTCACCGTAGACGATACAATTAAAAAGCTTTACGGGGTGGTGAATAATAATTGA
- a CDS encoding nickel-dependent hydrogenase large subunit produces the protein MASSYLFKYDWTKPVVIEPIVRIKPELGIQVSVNIEGQNQVRAVEAYAGAGMFRGFEIFMRNKPAPDVIMLSSRECGICGEHHQFIERIAQEMAMGGYAPPPLGLETIMLANDAAMMYDHTAHLTALGGPDWSSLFFKIAGYYPPEIYQLAQQTPISKVLEYSEAFPNGAPSELKFSGVTMRTVADIMDGLVPIIGAIWLEGAYVWRIFHEAELLYYLRVPHPITMVPGGIGVPATVENLQQYLQRLVDGTAYLKKQVAYWEVLNLFLTDYGNAFGVQAYYDKYNNLGFAEMGNRPGNYLCYGQSDVAEPPSVTPSSTSVMEYDATYENMGAWGRARVVKPGLVIQTSPNSPPQLVTNSLIDINLGMRQFIESSFYEDWVNNPQVPSEVSGISQDPIGNPVSNYHPWKKWTIPMPLARGYPFGSGNSQNKYSWAVSPRIVPYSGHKPTMNSFFNVEADPQAVMWVQVLQPQGPDPIYTSTYSVAGIEINYNSNEQSVIWNLPQTVSSRIILPPELQGEIDIKYVSPWALSSKLSNGTINVTTNAVERMRARAHAVALEGAGGWIAWFAAVKYLTQGQTAVSRGNQYDWTYKKNTNTDVALGVGLKEAPRGAQWHSEVIALGSGPTVPTINPQQQQPTTVNAGPRVVNSYQDVIGEIQPFSLLAKNGGAGTFEEVIQGNQGYNINGIPKLTVTPLEQWDGFEFAATLRSFDPCFVCGVHVVLPNGKVRYITLGAPIDLSESIKAFYKFAMRVK, from the coding sequence ATGGCCTCTTCATACCTATTTAAATATGATTGGACAAAGCCAGTTGTAATAGAGCCCATAGTTAGAATAAAGCCAGAGTTAGGGATTCAAGTAAGCGTAAATATAGAAGGTCAAAATCAAGTCAGGGCTGTAGAAGCATATGCTGGAGCAGGAATGTTTAGAGGATTCGAGATCTTCATGAGGAATAAACCAGCACCAGATGTCATAATGTTATCATCCAGAGAGTGTGGAATATGTGGAGAACATCATCAGTTCATAGAGAGAATAGCGCAAGAAATGGCAATGGGCGGTTATGCTCCACCACCGTTAGGACTAGAGACTATCATGTTAGCTAATGATGCTGCAATGATGTATGATCACACTGCACATTTAACAGCTTTAGGTGGACCAGATTGGAGTTCACTATTCTTTAAGATTGCAGGCTATTATCCACCAGAAATTTACCAATTAGCACAACAAACACCAATAAGCAAGGTTTTAGAGTATTCTGAAGCATTTCCAAATGGAGCTCCTAGCGAGCTAAAGTTTAGCGGAGTAACCATGAGAACAGTGGCTGATATAATGGATGGTCTAGTTCCAATCATCGGTGCGATATGGTTGGAAGGTGCATATGTGTGGAGAATATTTCATGAAGCTGAGCTATTATACTATTTAAGAGTCCCGCATCCTATAACCATGGTTCCAGGTGGGATAGGAGTCCCTGCTACTGTAGAAAACCTACAACAGTACTTACAAAGATTAGTAGATGGAACAGCATACTTAAAGAAGCAAGTAGCGTATTGGGAAGTGTTAAATCTATTCTTAACCGATTATGGTAACGCTTTCGGTGTACAAGCGTATTACGACAAATATAATAATTTAGGCTTTGCTGAAATGGGTAATAGGCCAGGAAATTATTTATGCTATGGCCAAAGTGATGTAGCTGAACCTCCCTCAGTGACCCCCTCATCAACTTCAGTTATGGAATATGACGCTACATATGAAAACATGGGAGCATGGGGAAGGGCTAGAGTAGTTAAACCTGGACTGGTAATACAAACAAGCCCAAATTCACCCCCACAACTGGTAACTAATAGTCTAATTGATATAAATCTAGGAATGAGACAATTTATCGAGTCTTCGTTTTATGAGGATTGGGTAAACAACCCTCAAGTTCCGTCAGAGGTTTCTGGAATCTCGCAAGATCCAATAGGAAATCCAGTAAGTAATTATCATCCATGGAAGAAATGGACAATACCAATGCCATTAGCTAGGGGCTATCCATTTGGAAGCGGAAATTCACAGAATAAGTATAGCTGGGCAGTATCGCCGAGAATAGTACCATATTCTGGGCATAAACCTACTATGAACTCCTTCTTCAATGTTGAGGCAGATCCGCAAGCTGTTATGTGGGTTCAAGTATTGCAGCCACAAGGTCCGGATCCAATTTACACTTCAACATATTCAGTTGCGGGTATAGAAATCAATTATAATAGTAATGAGCAATCAGTAATATGGAACTTACCGCAAACCGTTTCTTCTAGGATAATATTACCGCCAGAACTACAAGGTGAGATAGACATAAAGTATGTTTCACCATGGGCCTTATCATCTAAGCTATCTAACGGTACTATAAATGTGACTACCAATGCTGTGGAAAGAATGAGAGCTAGAGCTCACGCTGTGGCTTTAGAAGGTGCTGGTGGATGGATAGCTTGGTTTGCTGCAGTAAAGTATCTGACTCAAGGACAAACTGCAGTTAGTAGAGGTAACCAGTATGATTGGACCTATAAGAAGAATACTAATACGGATGTTGCACTAGGAGTTGGCCTTAAAGAGGCACCTAGAGGAGCACAGTGGCACTCAGAAGTTATAGCCTTAGGCAGTGGTCCCACAGTTCCTACAATAAACCCGCAGCAGCAACAACCAACAACAGTAAATGCTGGTCCTAGGGTTGTTAACTCTTATCAAGATGTTATAGGGGAAATACAACCATTTTCATTATTGGCTAAAAATGGAGGTGCTGGAACTTTTGAGGAAGTTATCCAAGGAAATCAAGGGTATAACATTAATGGTATACCAAAATTAACAGTAACACCATTAGAGCAATGGGATGGGTTTGAATTTGCAGCAACACTAAGATCATTCGACCCATGCTTCGTTTGTGGGGTTCACGTAGTTTTGCCAAACGGTAAAGTTAGATATATCACCTTAGGAGCTCCTATAGATTTAAGTGAATCCATAAAGGCATTCTATAAGTTTGCAATGAGGGTGAAGTAA